Proteins encoded in a region of the Candidatus Brocadia sp. genome:
- the ilvE gene encoding branched-chain-amino-acid transaminase: MGLKIYINGQILPQEEAKISVFDHGLLYGDGVFEGIRAYNGKIFTLDQHLDRLYTSATAIALKIPMTKTEMADAIKKTMEANNQTDSYIRLVVTRGVGKLGLDPNKCSIPQVIIITDTIELYSKALYEKGLDIVTVSTIRNHFSALDPKIKSLNYLNNILAKIESIQAGAGEALMLNKDGYVAECAGDNIFICKDDILLTPPASAGILIGITRNVVMELATKMGIQVREELMTRYDLYIADECFLTGTAAEIIPVVKIDGRVIGTGKPGSITLDLLKRYRDLTRNGF, from the coding sequence ATGGGATTGAAGATTTATATAAATGGCCAGATACTTCCTCAAGAAGAAGCCAAAATATCGGTTTTTGACCATGGGTTGCTTTATGGAGACGGTGTGTTTGAAGGGATACGCGCCTATAATGGAAAGATATTTACGCTGGATCAACACCTGGATAGACTTTACACCTCTGCGACGGCCATTGCTCTCAAGATACCCATGACAAAGACTGAAATGGCAGATGCTATTAAAAAAACAATGGAAGCCAACAATCAGACAGATTCGTACATCCGGCTTGTGGTTACCAGGGGAGTAGGAAAACTCGGATTGGACCCTAACAAGTGTTCTATACCACAGGTGATCATTATTACGGATACGATTGAGCTTTATTCAAAAGCACTTTATGAAAAGGGACTCGATATCGTAACCGTTTCCACGATCAGGAACCATTTTTCTGCCCTTGATCCCAAGATCAAATCTCTCAATTACCTGAATAATATCCTGGCAAAGATTGAATCAATACAAGCCGGTGCTGGGGAAGCATTAATGCTCAATAAAGATGGTTATGTAGCGGAATGCGCTGGTGATAATATCTTTATTTGTAAAGATGATATCCTTTTGACTCCTCCGGCGAGTGCAGGAATATTAATAGGCATTACCAGAAACGTCGTAATGGAATTGGCTACCAAGATGGGAATTCAGGTCCGGGAAGAATTAATGACTCGATATGATTTATACATTGCCGATGAATGTTTTCTAACCGGGACAGCCGCGGAAATTATTCCTGTTGTGAAAATTGATGGGCGAGTAATCGGTACGGGCAAGCCCGGAAGCATCACTCTTGACTTGTTAAAAAGGTATCGCGATCTTACGAGAAACGGTTTTTAG
- a CDS encoding ABC transporter permease: MKRIAIGYGISIGSGIFLGLLIGRFRIFEETLGSLISGLQTLPTICWLPLALLWFGLNDRAIIFLVFMGAVLSITIATDAGVKSVPSLYIRAAKTMGAKGLKLYLEVIIPAALPHIIIGMKQGWSFAWRSLMAGELLIVCLGLGHLLMIGRELNDMSQVIAVMLVIIMIGILVDRLFFMKVERRIRERWGLVKS; the protein is encoded by the coding sequence ATGAAAAGAATTGCCATTGGTTATGGAATTTCTATTGGTAGTGGCATTTTTCTGGGTTTGCTTATTGGCAGATTCCGGATTTTTGAAGAGACACTTGGTTCTCTGATTTCTGGTTTACAAACATTGCCGACCATTTGCTGGTTGCCCCTCGCCTTGCTTTGGTTTGGTTTGAACGACAGGGCAATCATATTTCTGGTTTTTATGGGTGCCGTGCTTTCTATTACGATTGCAACAGATGCGGGGGTTAAAAGTGTGCCGTCACTTTATATTCGTGCTGCAAAGACCATGGGGGCAAAAGGATTGAAGTTATATCTCGAAGTGATTATTCCGGCTGCCCTCCCGCACATCATTATAGGGATGAAGCAGGGTTGGTCTTTTGCCTGGCGTTCGTTAATGGCCGGTGAATTATTAATCGTATGCCTGGGGTTGGGACATCTTTTGATGATCGGACGAGAATTAAATGACATGAGCCAGGTCATTGCCGTAATGCTGGTAATTATTATGATCGGTATCTTAGTTGACCGGCTGTTTTTCATGAAAGTGGAAAGGCGCATACGCGAACGTTGGGGTTTGGTCAAATCTTAA
- a CDS encoding GatB/YqeY domain-containing protein: MNLKERVTEELKSAMKAQDKLRTSVLRMMLADIKIADTSGKPKDQIDYVEVVRGYYKKLKKTREEYERLQLPDKVKELDGEIAIVEEYLPKQLSDDEIKKIVNEVIETNKFTVKEMGAAMKLIMSKYGSSLDGKKVQMYLKENLKG, translated from the coding sequence ATGAATTTAAAAGAACGGGTAACGGAAGAATTAAAAAGTGCTATGAAGGCACAGGATAAATTGCGGACGTCGGTACTGCGTATGATGCTTGCCGATATCAAGATTGCAGATACATCGGGTAAACCAAAGGATCAGATCGACTATGTCGAGGTCGTTCGCGGGTATTATAAGAAACTCAAGAAGACTCGAGAAGAATATGAAAGACTACAGTTGCCGGACAAAGTAAAGGAGTTGGATGGAGAGATTGCAATTGTCGAGGAATACTTGCCAAAACAATTGTCAGATGACGAAATTAAAAAAATTGTTAACGAAGTCATTGAAACGAATAAATTTACTGTTAAAGAAATGGGTGCTGCAATGAAACTGATTATGAGCAAATATGGCAGCTCGCTGGATGGGAAAAAGGTACAAATGTACTTAAAAGAAAACCTGAAAGGTTGA
- a CDS encoding phosphoenolpyruvate carboxykinase (GTP), whose amino-acid sequence MLSTPPPIKEFQVVNRILEYLKGAPNVINSRDWTLRRSAERFASFTKFGNVAVHSSVKNRSAKVTVYVGSDAVRQKTLNSQQTEIMNNLSKTLCSLEEYVKLAPIVRINRTMGNNDEFSPNCTIFVSIQRPEMIRLAYMTWATLFPVKPDGDPKQYILYIPEWQEGERQILVFPEISTTVVLGTDYYGESKKGFLRMAMWNAKQRGMLGLHAGSKILKAKGPDGRLRRYGMLVFGMSGTGKTTHTCHTHGLNDKDEGIEILQDDVVFLKKDGSAYGSERGFYLKTEGLDPVTQPIIYKAATSRNAVFENVMIDYEGNIYFEDDTLTSNGRGIMIREDLSPYISNDINLPPVDALDGLIVAFITRRHTVVPLAAKLTPEQAAAAFMLGESIETSAGDPKRAGESIREVGTNPFIIGDKSYEGNWFYDFVKRHEGKVQCYQLNTGGLGEIIENHPNGVKVFKRKVQRIEIPEMSAIIRGIVRDTNKWDKDKYWNLEVPTFVDGMDLSRYNVENFYDVDSIINQVSDLRCERVAYIEKFNTLDKVIIKAAEVM is encoded by the coding sequence ATGTTATCAACACCTCCTCCCATAAAAGAATTTCAGGTAGTTAATCGGATTTTAGAATACTTAAAGGGCGCTCCGAATGTCATTAATTCTAGAGATTGGACATTGCGCCGTAGTGCAGAACGATTTGCATCGTTTACAAAATTTGGGAATGTGGCTGTTCATTCTTCCGTCAAGAATCGCAGCGCAAAAGTAACCGTGTATGTGGGGAGCGACGCTGTTCGTCAGAAGACGCTTAATTCACAGCAAACGGAGATCATGAATAATCTTTCCAAAACATTATGTTCTCTGGAGGAATACGTTAAACTGGCACCCATTGTACGGATAAATCGAACCATGGGAAATAATGATGAATTTTCACCGAATTGTACTATTTTTGTTTCTATCCAAAGACCCGAGATGATCCGTCTTGCCTATATGACGTGGGCGACGCTCTTTCCGGTCAAACCTGATGGGGACCCGAAACAGTATATTCTTTATATTCCTGAATGGCAGGAGGGCGAACGACAAATTCTGGTCTTTCCTGAGATAAGTACGACCGTTGTTTTGGGGACTGATTATTATGGTGAATCCAAAAAGGGATTCTTAAGAATGGCTATGTGGAATGCCAAACAGCGGGGGATGCTAGGTCTCCATGCGGGTTCAAAGATTTTGAAGGCAAAGGGGCCAGATGGTCGTCTGAGAAGATACGGGATGCTTGTCTTTGGGATGAGTGGTACCGGGAAAACGACACATACCTGTCATACTCATGGATTAAACGATAAGGATGAAGGAATTGAAATACTCCAGGATGACGTGGTCTTTCTCAAAAAAGATGGTTCTGCCTATGGTTCTGAGCGTGGATTCTATTTAAAGACTGAAGGTCTCGATCCCGTAACTCAACCGATCATCTACAAGGCAGCAACATCCCGCAATGCCGTTTTTGAAAACGTGATGATCGATTATGAAGGGAATATCTATTTTGAAGACGATACTTTGACCAGTAACGGACGGGGAATTATGATCCGGGAAGACCTTAGTCCGTATATTTCGAACGACATCAATCTGCCTCCTGTTGATGCCCTGGATGGACTAATTGTTGCTTTCATTACCCGTCGCCATACCGTGGTACCCCTTGCTGCTAAACTTACCCCTGAACAGGCAGCAGCAGCCTTCATGCTGGGTGAATCCATTGAGACATCTGCCGGTGACCCAAAACGTGCAGGAGAGTCTATCAGAGAGGTGGGTACTAATCCATTCATTATAGGCGACAAGTCATATGAAGGGAATTGGTTCTATGATTTTGTGAAGAGGCACGAAGGCAAGGTTCAATGCTACCAGTTAAATACAGGGGGTCTAGGGGAGATCATTGAAAATCATCCAAACGGTGTTAAGGTTTTTAAACGTAAGGTACAACGGATAGAGATCCCGGAGATGTCAGCTATTATCCGGGGTATTGTGCGGGATACTAATAAATGGGATAAAGATAAATACTGGAATCTTGAAGTGCCTACATTTGTTGATGGTATGGATTTGTCCAGATACAATGTCGAAAACTTCTATGATGTGGATAGTATTATCAATCAGGTATCTGATCTGCGGTGTGAACGTGTTGCTTATATAGAAAAATTTAATACACTGGATAAAGTCATTATTAAGGCGGCAGAGGTAATGTGA
- a CDS encoding ribonuclease HI family protein yields MTQYRQEGFRELIIHTDGASRGNPGKAGIGVAIFDKDYRLVEDVCRFIGESTNNVAEYRAMIFAAQKAIAYNAKKVIFRTDSELLVRQLNGEYRVKSPNILPLYSELMKLLCKIPTWKIQHVRREENVIADTLANRGIDLSA; encoded by the coding sequence ATGACTCAATACAGACAGGAAGGTTTTCGCGAACTTATCATCCATACCGATGGAGCATCAAGAGGAAATCCGGGTAAGGCGGGTATTGGTGTAGCCATATTCGATAAGGATTATCGTCTTGTTGAGGATGTATGCAGATTTATCGGAGAATCTACAAATAATGTTGCTGAATATCGGGCGATGATATTTGCAGCCCAAAAGGCAATTGCCTATAATGCTAAAAAAGTCATCTTTAGGACTGACAGCGAACTCCTGGTTCGACAACTGAACGGTGAATACCGCGTAAAGAGCCCCAATATCCTGCCCCTTTATAGTGAACTTATGAAACTCCTATGTAAAATACCCACATGGAAGATTCAACATGTACGCAGGGAGGAAAATGTCATTGCTGACACGTTGGCCAACCGGGGCATTGATTTATCGGCGTAG
- a CDS encoding ABC transporter ATP-binding protein — protein MSESVGIESLLVLDHERVDTKLETSRADGEKPNLRIQHVSKSFQSKNGSVYVLEDINLEIKQGEFVCLVGPSGCGKTTLMNIVAGLENADSGEVWANGRRVSGAGTDRVVIFQEAALFPWLNVIKNVEFGLKLKGMNGRERRNIALEYLKMVHLTKFQNAHVHELSGGMKQRVAIARALAMNPEMLLMDEPFSALDAQTRWILHFELQNIWMKTKKTILFVTHNIREAVCLADRIFILSTSPGKIKKEFFVDLPRPRDDNDVHVAEYSTRIMKELKAEIDKVVKCEMDADSCIECDIKCTTEVPAKTDIGGGI, from the coding sequence ATGTCAGAAAGCGTAGGAATTGAAAGTCTGCTGGTATTGGATCATGAAAGAGTTGATACCAAACTAGAAACATCCAGGGCGGATGGCGAAAAGCCAAATTTACGCATTCAGCACGTATCTAAATCATTTCAGTCAAAAAATGGAAGTGTTTATGTACTGGAGGACATAAATCTCGAAATCAAACAGGGGGAATTTGTATGTTTGGTTGGACCTTCTGGATGCGGGAAGACTACTCTTATGAACATCGTTGCAGGGCTTGAAAATGCAGATTCCGGAGAGGTATGGGCTAATGGTCGTAGGGTCAGTGGTGCCGGGACGGATCGGGTTGTTATATTTCAGGAAGCAGCCCTTTTCCCCTGGCTCAATGTGATAAAGAATGTTGAATTTGGTTTAAAATTAAAGGGTATGAATGGCAGGGAGCGAAGAAATATTGCCCTTGAGTATCTCAAAATGGTTCATTTGACAAAATTTCAGAATGCTCATGTACATGAACTGTCTGGTGGAATGAAGCAGCGAGTAGCAATAGCCAGGGCACTTGCGATGAATCCGGAGATGCTTTTGATGGATGAGCCCTTCTCTGCACTGGATGCACAGACGAGGTGGATACTCCATTTTGAGCTGCAGAATATATGGATGAAGACAAAGAAGACGATCCTGTTTGTTACCCACAATATTCGCGAAGCGGTATGTTTGGCGGATCGCATCTTTATCCTTTCTACTTCGCCAGGCAAGATCAAGAAGGAGTTTTTCGTTGATTTACCGAGACCCCGTGATGACAATGATGTGCATGTGGCAGAATACTCCACAAGAATCATGAAAGAGCTAAAGGCCGAGATCGATAAGGTTGTGAAATGTGAGATGGATGCGGATTCGTGCATAGAGTGTGATATAAAATGTACAACGGAAGTGCCTGCAAAGACAGATATTGGAGGAGGGATTTGA
- a CDS encoding V-type ATP synthase subunit K, whose amino-acid sequence MAELLKLYFVQTGFGWVIIGAILVVTISCLGSAKGILIASSQAAGILSEKPELFGKLLVLMALPGTQGFYGFICAIMIALRTGIITGNLNIPPAIGVAILLIAIATSIVEYITALIQAKAATAAINLTGKQPEEGGRAILIPALVETYAVIALLISILLITWLTKEGGFSFTPPT is encoded by the coding sequence ATGGCAGAATTACTAAAGTTGTATTTTGTACAAACTGGTTTCGGCTGGGTTATCATTGGAGCCATTCTTGTAGTCACCATAAGTTGTCTGGGTTCTGCGAAAGGTATTTTGATTGCTTCATCTCAGGCTGCAGGTATTTTATCGGAAAAGCCAGAATTATTTGGAAAACTGCTTGTACTCATGGCATTGCCAGGCACCCAGGGTTTTTATGGATTTATCTGTGCCATTATGATTGCCCTGCGTACCGGAATTATTACAGGGAATTTAAATATTCCTCCTGCTATTGGGGTTGCGATCCTCCTCATCGCTATAGCCACAAGCATTGTAGAATATATTACCGCACTTATTCAAGCTAAGGCTGCAACTGCAGCTATCAACCTTACGGGAAAACAGCCGGAAGAAGGGGGACGTGCCATCCTGATCCCTGCGCTTGTTGAAACGTACGCTGTTATTGCCTTATTGATTTCTATCTTGTTGATCACATGGCTGACCAAGGAAGGGGGATTTTCCTTCACTCCGCCAACATAG
- a CDS encoding ABC transporter ATP-binding protein: protein MINSSRLLQATNLVKEYTNGERTVPVLQGINLSIEKGEIVAIVGASGAGKSTLLHILGILDTPTSGSVIYKGINLTQLSAKKQADMRNRVFGFVFQFYHLLPDFTALENVLLPGLIGSGFSKWRAINKNYKDRATFLLERVGLGNRLTHKPSQLSGGERQRVAIIRALINNPELLLCDEPTGNLDTKTGHEIRELIWDLNKTLNQTVVIVTHDEEIAKHAVRVVRIVDGCILE, encoded by the coding sequence ATGATAAACAGCTCTAGACTATTACAGGCTACAAATTTAGTTAAAGAATACACGAATGGTGAGCGCACAGTGCCTGTCTTGCAAGGTATTAACTTATCCATTGAAAAGGGTGAGATTGTAGCGATTGTGGGTGCCTCTGGTGCAGGGAAAAGTACGTTGTTGCATATCCTGGGGATTTTGGATACGCCAACCTCTGGTTCTGTAATATATAAAGGAATAAATCTGACTCAGTTAAGTGCGAAGAAACAGGCAGACATGCGTAACCGTGTTTTCGGTTTTGTTTTCCAGTTTTACCATCTCCTGCCTGATTTTACTGCCTTGGAAAATGTTTTGCTGCCTGGTTTAATTGGAAGTGGGTTCTCAAAATGGAGGGCAATAAATAAAAACTACAAAGATCGGGCAACTTTCTTGTTAGAAAGGGTTGGTCTGGGCAATCGCTTGACGCATAAACCTTCGCAGCTCTCTGGTGGTGAAAGACAACGGGTTGCTATCATACGGGCACTGATTAATAACCCCGAATTATTGTTATGCGATGAGCCAACGGGTAACCTTGATACAAAGACAGGCCATGAGATCCGAGAATTAATATGGGATCTAAATAAGACATTGAATCAAACAGTCGTGATCGTTACGCACGATGAAGAAATAGCCAAACATGCCGTACGGGTTGTAAGAATTGTTGACGGATGCATTCTGGAATAG
- a CDS encoding Rrf2 family transcriptional regulator, giving the protein MKLSKKSDYALRAMIYLSMNYKNGAVQIKEISSKEKIPQKFLENILLTLRKVGILNSKIGLKGGYELARSPDLITLGEVIRVLDGAIAPVDCVSKISYKPCSEEVTCVIRGVMMDIRNAIADVLDTMTFADMCKRVRDSLEKRTNDVLTYSI; this is encoded by the coding sequence ATGAAACTATCTAAAAAAAGTGATTATGCCTTACGCGCGATGATCTATCTTTCCATGAATTACAAAAATGGTGCTGTGCAGATCAAAGAAATTTCTTCAAAGGAAAAGATTCCGCAAAAATTTTTAGAAAACATCCTTCTTACCCTGAGGAAAGTAGGCATACTCAATAGCAAGATAGGTCTTAAAGGCGGTTATGAACTGGCAAGGTCGCCTGATTTGATTACATTAGGGGAAGTGATTCGCGTGCTTGATGGGGCAATTGCACCAGTAGACTGTGTGAGTAAAATATCTTACAAGCCATGTTCGGAAGAAGTTACCTGTGTTATACGGGGTGTGATGATGGACATTCGGAACGCAATTGCAGACGTGCTGGACACAATGACTTTTGCTGATATGTGTAAGCGTGTTAGGGATTCACTGGAAAAAAGAACGAATGACGTACTAACGTACTCGATATAG
- the lspA gene encoding signal peptidase II has protein sequence MKNPATFVIPAVFGVIVDIVSKWVVFSKLDEFEKVNLIPGLINILQSKNEGVVFGLFPGKNNAFVIFSIIAIAAIIYIYMKSDKSLFASNFALGLILAGAAGNLWDRIWYGYVRDFIDLHIGDKYHWPTFNVADSLICVGISLMVFASFSAPKLKESA, from the coding sequence ATGAAAAACCCTGCGACATTTGTTATACCGGCCGTGTTTGGCGTTATCGTAGACATTGTATCAAAATGGGTTGTATTCTCCAAATTAGATGAATTTGAAAAGGTGAATTTAATCCCTGGATTAATCAATATATTGCAAAGTAAGAATGAAGGCGTTGTTTTTGGGCTGTTCCCCGGTAAAAACAACGCCTTTGTTATTTTCTCAATCATAGCAATTGCCGCCATTATATATATTTATATGAAATCTGATAAGTCACTTTTTGCGTCAAACTTTGCTTTAGGTCTTATTCTGGCAGGTGCAGCAGGAAATCTCTGGGATAGAATATGGTATGGATATGTAAGAGACTTTATAGATTTGCATATCGGAGACAAATATCATTGGCCTACTTTTAATGTTGCCGATAGTCTGATTTGCGTTGGCATATCTCTTATGGTTTTTGCCTCATTCTCAGCTCCAAAGCTAAAAGAATCTGCCTAA
- a CDS encoding response regulator, whose translation MYNEPWKEPLLELSVDELKTAQSFISELIQTLEVLRESKAEPIVIFPPEKNINIDERRADKRFNIEIEGVCSIVERGVSEIFPDIPIRIKDISKHGIRFVIGQPLMPSDILIIKFYLSSIKTSGQLYKNPQKKIYVEVRRVFESMTSTGIKYEIGAQSIESERVTELIKEEEKYTLINKQLDAKGDVKILIVSMKEAWSKYLEKILLKQGYIVYEANKKQQAIALLRKNKCDIVVSDFDTVRIQEFELLKDIRDEFPDMGSIVEIETIEDWMHILSFGVSDYLTKNFSDREFNIIIESVHRKLLYKSMFGSYFRKRQQSSQNVLVLSGNEVFKKVLCNASKEKGLRLYFVNVEEHATATLKRYKIDFVLVDTDVTGLDGCRFLTTVKKNFPHIMTIVASKNLQKRCDFLVSGADCFLVEPIAAKEILSLVG comes from the coding sequence ATGTACAACGAACCCTGGAAAGAACCCCTTCTGGAATTATCAGTTGATGAGCTTAAGACGGCTCAAAGCTTCATATCGGAATTGATTCAGACATTGGAGGTCTTACGGGAATCGAAGGCAGAGCCGATTGTAATCTTTCCACCCGAGAAGAATATCAATATTGATGAGCGTCGCGCTGATAAACGATTTAATATAGAAATTGAAGGGGTTTGTTCCATTGTTGAAAGAGGAGTGTCTGAGATATTCCCGGATATACCGATTCGTATAAAGGATATTTCCAAACATGGGATTCGGTTTGTTATCGGTCAACCTTTAATGCCGTCCGACATTTTAATAATAAAATTTTATCTGTCTTCTATAAAGACCTCGGGACAGCTTTATAAAAATCCTCAGAAAAAAATTTATGTGGAAGTAAGGAGGGTATTTGAGTCCATGACATCTACAGGTATTAAATACGAGATTGGTGCTCAATCTATTGAAAGTGAGAGAGTCACCGAGTTAATTAAAGAGGAAGAGAAGTATACCCTTATAAACAAGCAATTGGACGCGAAGGGTGACGTAAAGATATTAATCGTATCCATGAAAGAGGCATGGTCCAAATATCTGGAGAAAATATTGCTAAAACAGGGATACATTGTTTATGAGGCCAATAAAAAGCAGCAGGCTATTGCACTATTACGAAAGAACAAATGTGACATTGTTGTCTCGGACTTCGATACCGTCAGGATTCAAGAATTTGAGTTATTAAAGGACATTCGGGATGAGTTTCCTGATATGGGGTCAATTGTTGAAATAGAGACTATTGAAGATTGGATGCATATTTTGTCTTTTGGGGTAAGCGATTACCTGACAAAAAATTTCAGCGACAGGGAATTCAATATTATTATTGAATCGGTGCATAGAAAATTATTATACAAAAGTATGTTCGGCAGTTACTTCAGAAAGAGGCAGCAGTCCAGCCAGAATGTACTGGTACTGAGCGGGAATGAGGTTTTCAAAAAAGTTCTTTGCAACGCATCCAAAGAAAAGGGTTTAAGGTTGTATTTTGTTAATGTCGAAGAACATGCAACTGCTACTCTGAAGAGATATAAAATTGATTTTGTTCTTGTGGATACCGATGTTACGGGTTTAGATGGATGCCGATTCCTTACGACCGTAAAAAAGAATTTTCCCCATATTATGACCATCGTGGCTTCTAAAAATCTTCAGAAACGGTGTGATTTTTTGGTGAGTGGCGCTGACTGCTTTCTCGTTGAGCCGATTGCAGCAAAGGAAATACTCTCACTTGTGGGTTGA
- a CDS encoding ABC transporter substrate-binding protein, with translation MANILRIWGSLLLLFFLIVTGGACSRKINDSTIRVGYFPNITHAQAVVGMADGTFAAYLGPQIKIKSTLFNAGPSIIEAVFSGDIDIAYVGPSPAINGYVRSGGRAFKVISGVASGGALFVVRPDSAIKKDTDLSGKRIATPQLGNTQDIALRGYIRNCGLKPKENGGTVNILPLRNPDIFNLFMRKQIDGAWVPEPWGTRLIKQAGGEVFFDERTLWKDGQFSSTLVIVGTNFLEKHPDWVRRWLAAHVKITRWINRHSRKAKIVVCDQIEALSGVNLPKEIIDDAFLRFEITYDPVVPSLFSYAEMAYHAGFLGEQMPDLSGLVDLRLLNEVLSERSLPLVSEQ, from the coding sequence ATGGCAAATATTTTGAGAATCTGGGGTAGTTTGTTACTCCTGTTTTTTTTAATTGTTACGGGCGGTGCCTGTTCAAGGAAGATAAACGACTCTACGATTCGGGTAGGATATTTTCCGAATATCACCCATGCACAGGCCGTCGTTGGGATGGCCGATGGTACCTTTGCGGCATATCTTGGCCCTCAGATCAAGATAAAGTCAACCTTGTTTAATGCAGGACCATCTATCATTGAGGCCGTGTTTTCCGGAGATATAGACATTGCATATGTTGGACCTAGTCCTGCTATAAACGGGTATGTGCGGTCAGGTGGCAGGGCATTCAAAGTGATTTCTGGTGTGGCAAGTGGTGGTGCGTTATTTGTGGTAAGACCTGACTCTGCTATAAAAAAGGATACGGATCTTTCCGGGAAGAGGATTGCAACGCCGCAGCTTGGGAACACACAGGATATTGCCCTTCGGGGATATATCAGAAATTGTGGCTTGAAGCCAAAGGAAAATGGTGGAACGGTTAATATCCTTCCCTTGCGTAATCCTGATATTTTCAACCTTTTCATGAGAAAACAAATTGACGGTGCCTGGGTTCCGGAACCGTGGGGAACAAGACTTATTAAGCAGGCAGGTGGAGAGGTTTTTTTTGATGAAAGAACATTATGGAAAGATGGCCAGTTTAGTTCAACACTGGTGATTGTTGGAACAAATTTTTTGGAAAAACATCCCGATTGGGTCAGGCGGTGGTTGGCAGCCCATGTTAAAATAACCCGCTGGATTAACCGGCATTCCAGAAAGGCGAAGATAGTTGTTTGTGACCAGATTGAGGCACTTTCGGGAGTTAATCTCCCGAAAGAAATCATTGATGATGCCTTCTTGCGGTTTGAGATTACGTATGATCCTGTTGTCCCGTCGCTCTTTTCTTATGCAGAAATGGCGTATCATGCAGGTTTTTTGGGTGAACAAATGCCCGACTTATCAGGGCTGGTTGACTTGCGGTTACTCAATGAGGTACTCAGTGAGAGGTCATTACCTCTGGTAAGTGAACAATAG